In a single window of the Prevotella melaninogenica genome:
- a CDS encoding TolC family protein: MKKLFAIVVLLGAILGIHAQEVYSLQKCRELALQNNRQLQVSRMTVEVAENTRKAAKTKYLPRVDALAGYQHFSREISLLSDDQKNTFSNLGTNTFGQLGGQIGQNLTSLAQQGILSPQMAQQLGQLFSNVATPLTQAGNNIGQRINEAFRSNTKNVYAGGIVVNQPIYMGGAIKAANDMAAIGEQVAQNNISLKRQLVLYGVDNAYWLAISLKKKEALATCYRDLAQKLNEDVKKMIREGVATRADGLKVEVAVNTADMQISRIQSGVSLAKMALCELCGLELNGDILLSDEGDVDLPPTPSPQFDNYTVSSSDTTGLNEARPELRLLQNAVDLSIQNTKLIRSLNMPHVLLTAGYSVSNPNLFNGFQKRFTDLWNIGITVQVPVWTWGENKYKVRASKTATSIAQLEMDDVRKKIDLEIEQNRLRLKDANKQLATSHKNMAAAEENLRCANVGFKEGVMTVTEVMAAQTAWQTSRTAIIDAEISVKLAQTGLQKALGGL; the protein is encoded by the coding sequence ATGAAAAAATTATTCGCCATAGTAGTTCTATTGGGTGCTATCTTGGGCATTCATGCGCAGGAGGTGTACTCTCTGCAGAAATGTCGAGAGCTTGCTTTACAGAATAATCGCCAGTTACAGGTTTCACGTATGACAGTAGAAGTAGCAGAAAACACACGTAAGGCAGCTAAGACAAAATATTTGCCACGTGTCGATGCGCTCGCTGGTTATCAGCACTTTTCACGTGAGATATCACTCCTCAGTGACGACCAGAAGAATACTTTTAGTAATCTCGGAACAAATACTTTTGGGCAGTTAGGGGGGCAGATCGGTCAGAATCTCACTTCGTTAGCACAACAAGGTATTCTCAGTCCACAGATGGCTCAGCAGCTTGGTCAGCTCTTTAGCAATGTTGCTACACCGCTCACTCAGGCAGGAAATAATATCGGGCAAAGAATCAATGAGGCATTCCGTTCAAACACGAAGAATGTCTATGCGGGTGGTATTGTTGTAAACCAACCTATTTATATGGGCGGTGCTATCAAAGCAGCTAACGATATGGCAGCTATTGGTGAGCAGGTTGCGCAGAACAATATCAGCCTCAAGCGACAGTTGGTACTTTATGGAGTTGATAATGCCTATTGGTTGGCAATCTCCTTAAAGAAGAAAGAGGCATTGGCAACTTGCTATCGTGATTTAGCACAAAAGCTCAATGAAGATGTTAAGAAGATGATACGTGAGGGTGTTGCTACTCGAGCTGATGGATTGAAGGTTGAGGTAGCTGTTAATACTGCTGATATGCAGATCTCTCGTATTCAAAGTGGTGTATCATTGGCAAAGATGGCATTGTGTGAGCTTTGTGGTCTTGAGTTAAATGGTGATATCTTGCTCTCGGATGAAGGTGATGTTGACCTCCCTCCTACTCCTTCTCCACAATTTGATAACTACACTGTCTCTTCTTCAGATACTACTGGGCTTAACGAAGCTCGTCCAGAGTTACGTCTCTTGCAGAATGCAGTTGATTTGAGCATACAGAACACCAAACTTATTCGTTCTCTTAATATGCCTCATGTACTTCTTACAGCTGGTTATTCCGTGTCTAATCCGAATCTCTTTAATGGTTTTCAGAAGCGTTTTACAGATTTATGGAACATAGGAATAACAGTTCAAGTACCAGTATGGACTTGGGGAGAAAACAAATATAAGGTACGTGCAAGCAAGACAGCTACAAGTATCGCACAGCTGGAAATGGATGATGTACGTAAGAAAATTGACTTAGAGATAGAGCAAAATAGACTCCGTCTTAAGGATGCTAACAAGCAACTTGCTACATCTCATAAGAATATGGCTGCAGCAGAAGAGAATCTACGCTGTGCAAATGTAGGCTTTAAGGAGGGCGTTATGACGGTTACAGAAGTCATGGCTGCTCAGACTGCTTGGCAGACTTCACGCACGGCAATCATTGATGCTGAAATTAGCGTTAAGTTAGCACAGACAGGATTACAAAAGGCTCTTGGCGGTCTATAA
- a CDS encoding DUF4492 domain-containing protein produces MNKNNFFYRAFDLYYDGFRHMTLGKTLWTVIIVKLAIMFLVLKIFFFPNFLKENAEKGKEGDFIEQQLMKR; encoded by the coding sequence GTGAACAAAAACAATTTCTTTTATCGTGCATTTGACCTCTATTATGATGGTTTTCGGCACATGACATTAGGTAAAACGCTCTGGACAGTAATAATAGTTAAGTTGGCTATTATGTTCCTTGTGTTAAAGATATTCTTCTTTCCAAACTTTTTAAAAGAGAATGCGGAAAAAGGAAAAGAAGGTGATTTCATTGAGCAACAGCTGATGAAAAGATAA
- a CDS encoding cytochrome ubiquinol oxidase subunit I, translating into MENLLLAIDPGTVDWSRAQFALTAIYHWLFVPLTLGLAVVMGIMETCYYRTRKEFWRTATRFWQRLFGINFAMGVATGIILEFEFGTNWSNYSWFVGDIFGAPLAIEGILAFFMESTFVAVMFFGWNKVSAGFHLASTWLTGLGATLSAWWILVANAWMQYPIGCTFNPDTMRNEMTSFLDVALSPFAIDKFTHTITSSWILGAAFTVGVSCWYLLRKRHIELAKESIKVGAAVGLVASLLAGSTGHNSAYMVAQAQPMKLAAMEALYEGGTDQSLTAIAWVNPFEQPDYMNQSEPPMRIAVPNMLSILATKDAHGYVPGVKEIINGYQKPDGTVEPSLKEKQERGRNAIQALKDYRAGKDKESNLKVLEKDMKYFGYGYIKDAEQIVPFIPVNFWSFRIMVGLGCFFILIFAVMLFVVYKKDITRPRWLQRVGIALIPLAFIASECGWLVAEFGRQPWTIQDMLPTWAAVSDLSSGGIAFTFFLFLVLFTAMLTAEVSIMCKQIKKGPEL; encoded by the coding sequence ATGGAAAACCTACTTTTAGCCATTGATCCAGGAACTGTTGACTGGTCACGTGCACAGTTTGCACTGACAGCCATCTATCACTGGCTTTTCGTTCCCTTGACACTGGGCTTAGCTGTCGTAATGGGAATCATGGAGACTTGTTATTATCGCACCCGAAAGGAGTTCTGGCGTACTGCAACTCGATTCTGGCAGCGATTGTTTGGTATTAACTTTGCCATGGGTGTTGCCACTGGTATCATCCTTGAGTTCGAGTTCGGAACAAACTGGAGCAACTATTCTTGGTTCGTTGGTGACATCTTTGGAGCACCACTTGCCATTGAAGGTATCTTGGCTTTCTTTATGGAGTCAACATTTGTTGCAGTGATGTTCTTCGGTTGGAACAAGGTCTCAGCAGGCTTCCATCTCGCGTCAACATGGCTCACTGGTTTGGGAGCAACGCTCTCAGCATGGTGGATTCTCGTGGCTAATGCGTGGATGCAGTATCCTATTGGTTGCACCTTCAACCCAGATACGATGCGTAATGAGATGACCTCATTCCTCGACGTTGCACTGAGTCCATTTGCAATTGACAAGTTCACACACACCATTACTTCTTCTTGGATATTGGGTGCAGCATTCACCGTTGGTGTAAGTTGCTGGTATCTGCTTCGTAAGCGTCACATTGAACTTGCAAAGGAAAGTATCAAAGTGGGTGCTGCAGTTGGTCTTGTAGCTTCTCTTTTAGCAGGCTCTACAGGTCACAACTCTGCTTACATGGTAGCACAGGCACAGCCAATGAAGCTTGCTGCAATGGAAGCTCTCTATGAGGGCGGTACAGACCAGAGCCTGACTGCAATTGCTTGGGTAAACCCATTTGAGCAGCCTGATTACATGAATCAGTCTGAACCTCCTATGCGAATAGCTGTACCTAACATGCTTTCTATTCTCGCTACAAAGGATGCTCATGGTTATGTTCCAGGTGTAAAGGAAATTATTAATGGTTATCAGAAGCCAGATGGCACAGTAGAACCTTCATTGAAGGAGAAGCAGGAACGTGGTCGTAATGCCATCCAAGCACTTAAAGACTATCGTGCAGGAAAGGACAAAGAGTCTAATCTCAAAGTTCTTGAAAAGGATATGAAGTACTTCGGCTATGGATATATTAAAGATGCAGAGCAGATTGTACCATTCATTCCTGTTAACTTCTGGTCATTCCGCATTATGGTTGGCCTTGGCTGTTTCTTCATTCTTATCTTTGCAGTGATGTTGTTCGTTGTTTACAAGAAGGACATTACTCGTCCACGCTGGTTGCAGAGAGTAGGTATTGCACTCATCCCATTAGCTTTTATTGCAAGTGAGTGTGGATGGCTTGTTGCCGAATTTGGCCGCCAGCCATGGACAATCCAGGATATGCTTCCAACATGGGCAGCAGTGAGCGACCTCTCAAGTGGTGGTATCGCATTCACCTTCTTCCTCTTCCTTGTTCTCTTTACTGCAATGTTGACAGCTGAAGTTAGTATTATGTGTAAGCAAATTAAGAAAGGACCAGAACTATGA
- a CDS encoding cytochrome d ubiquinol oxidase subunit II, with the protein MTYDFLQHYWWFIISLLGALLVFLLFVQGANSMIFQLGKTEEERRMLINSTGRKWEFTFTTLVTFGGAFFASFPLFYSTSFGGAYWVWVLILFTFIIQAISYEFQNKAGNLFGVRTFQTGLIINGILGPLLLGGAVATFFTGSNFIVEKGNITDFMQPVISHWANGSRGLDVLLNPWVVIFGISVVFLARILGTLYINNNVNDDIIRGRVRKQLLVNTVLFLLFFLPFLIVTLVGEGYAVNEAGIIVMEPMKYLNNLLAMWPLAIILLVGVVLLLFGIVKTVLKPEYVRGIWPAGIGVVLVVLVLFLIAGWNNTAYYPSTADLQSSLTLQNSSSSEFTLKAMFYVSFLVPFVLAYIVYAWRAIDKKAIDRKEIAEDDHAY; encoded by the coding sequence ATGACATACGATTTTCTGCAACATTACTGGTGGTTCATCATCTCACTTTTAGGTGCGCTACTTGTCTTCCTGCTGTTCGTGCAGGGTGCAAACTCAATGATTTTCCAATTGGGTAAGACAGAAGAAGAGCGCCGTATGCTCATTAATTCAACAGGTCGTAAGTGGGAGTTCACCTTTACAACACTTGTAACATTCGGTGGAGCATTCTTTGCTTCTTTCCCATTGTTCTATAGTACCAGTTTTGGTGGTGCTTATTGGGTGTGGGTATTAATTCTCTTCACATTTATCATTCAGGCTATTAGTTATGAATTCCAGAATAAGGCAGGTAACCTCTTTGGTGTTCGTACCTTCCAGACTGGATTGATTATTAATGGTATTCTTGGTCCATTGCTCTTAGGTGGAGCTGTTGCAACCTTCTTTACAGGTTCTAACTTCATCGTAGAGAAAGGTAACATTACTGACTTCATGCAGCCTGTTATCTCTCATTGGGCAAATGGTTCACGTGGACTCGACGTACTGCTTAATCCTTGGGTAGTTATCTTTGGTATTTCAGTAGTATTCCTTGCACGTATTCTCGGAACACTCTATATTAATAATAATGTGAACGATGATATTATCCGTGGACGTGTTCGCAAGCAGTTACTCGTAAATACTGTTCTTTTCTTACTGTTCTTCTTGCCTTTCCTTATTGTAACATTGGTAGGCGAGGGCTATGCAGTAAATGAAGCTGGCATTATCGTTATGGAGCCTATGAAGTATTTGAACAACTTATTAGCAATGTGGCCATTGGCTATCATTCTGCTTGTAGGTGTTGTTCTCTTGCTTTTCGGAATCGTTAAAACCGTCCTTAAGCCAGAGTATGTACGTGGTATTTGGCCTGCAGGTATTGGAGTTGTATTGGTTGTTTTGGTCCTCTTCCTCATTGCAGGATGGAACAACACAGCTTACTATCCATCAACAGCCGATCTACAGAGTTCATTGACACTTCAGAACAGTTCTTCAAGTGAGTTCACATTGAAGGCTATGTTCTATGTTAGCTTCCTTGTTCCATTCGTTTTGGCATACATTGTTTATGCTTGGCGTGCAATCGACAAGAAGGCTATTGATCGTAAGGAAATTGCAGAGGACGACCACGCTTACTAA